GAGTAACAGTTGGTGAAAAACACTCCGAGGAAATTATCAATGCAATACTAAAATTAATACCTGAAGCAGTAAATGACCTTGAATACGTAGAAGTTGCATCAGGAACATCAAGAATAAATATTAAAACACTTGGCCCTAACAATTCAACAGAATTAATGACAACAATAACATCCGTATTATCTATAAGTAAAATACTTGCCCCATTTGTATTCTTTGTGGCAGCAATAATTACAATACTATGGATATTCTGATGTTTTCATCCCCCATGACTTTTTTTATTTATTTTTATATATTCTAAAAAATATATATTATAAAATTTATATAAAAACTACTTATATTATAATCAATTTAAATATAAGAAAGGATAATATTAAACAACCTAAAAATTATTACTAAAATAATAAAAAATGTAATACATAAAAAAATAAAATATAACAATATTTAAATACATGAGAGATTGATAAATAGTATTATACTAAAATATATATTATTTCAAAATAAAATATATTTAAAAACAGTAGGTGATTTTAAATGGTAAAAACATTAGAAAATTTATCAAAAGCATTCGTAGGAGAAAGTCAAGCTAGAAACAGATACACAATGTATTCTAAAATAGCAAAAAAAGAAGGATACGAAAAAATAGCAGAAATATTCTTATTAACAGCTGATAACGAATTCCAACATGCAAAAGTATTATTCAAAATGATACAAGAATTAAAAGAAGACATAGACGCAGTAACAATTGATACAGACGTATGCTTAGATTATGGAACTACAGCAGAAAACCTTGCATCAGCAGCAGCTGGAGAACACGATGAAGCAACATCAATGTACCCAGAATTTGCAGATGTAGCAGAAGAAGAAGGATTAACTGCAGTAGCAGCAAGATTAAGAAACATTGGAAAAGTAGAATCACACCACGAAGAAAGATACCGAAAATTATTAGCAATGGTTGAAGGAAAAACATTCTTCGAAAGAAGCGAAGAAATCACATGGGTATGCAGAAAATGTGGATTTGTATACAAAGGAGAAAAACCACCTGAAAAATGTCCAATCTGTGAACACCCATCCAGTTACTTTGAAAAATTAACAGATGACTTCTAAATAAGAAAATAGTAAATATAAAATATTAAGGAGCATGAACAAATGGCTAACTTTGATTACACTGATATAGTAAGATGTAAAAACAGTGGAAACCTTCTAGAATTAATTTACCCAGGACCAGAAGTAAACGTAGAAAACTTAAACATTGAAGAAGCAAAAACCAGCGGAGAAGGAGAAGCTAAACACAAACCTGTAATCACAAGAGTAGATGACGGATACAATGTAAAAGTTGGAGAAGTAGAACATCCAATGGATGAAGACCACTACATTGCTGTTATTGAACTAATTGCTGATGGTCAAGTACATAAACAATACTTAAATCCGGGAGATAAACCAGAAGCAACATTCAAAATACCAGAAGCAACAGATTTAAAAGCTAGAGAATTCTGTACTAAACACGGCCTATGGCAATCTTAAGTATAGAATATTAATCTCCTATAACCCCCCTTTTAAAACTAATTATTTAATCATGAATTATTACACTATTTATTTATACTAAGATAATTTTTTACTAAACAAGATTTATATTCTATATGACTCTATATACTCGTTTTCCAGTAAATAACCCCTATATAACACTATTTTAAAGTTTTATTATAAAAATAATTATCAATATCAATTAACAGCACTTCTTACATGTTAAATTATGGTATAATCTTAATTATAATCAAAATAATATTTCTTAATAGATTAATCTTCAATAAAAATATAAATAATAAAATAAATATTATTTTAGTAGTGAATAGTGAATATTCCTATAAAACTTAAGGAAGAATGAAAATATGATAATAAAAGCAAAAGCACCAAAAATTGCAGATGATATATATTTTGTAGGTACAATTGACTGGGACAGAAGAGAATACCACGGATACACATTAAATGGTACAACATACAATGCATTCCTAGTATTCTGTGGAGATAAAACTGTATTAATTGATAACGTATACCCAGGAGAAGTATACTCAGCACAAATGTGGGGAAGAATCCAAAATGCATTCGAAGCTGAAGGAAAAGAAATGAAAATTGACTACATCATACAAAACCACGTAGAAAAAGATCACAGTGGAGCATTATCACAGATACATGCAAAATTCCCTGATGCACCAATTTACTGTACACCAATAGCAAAACCAGGATTAATAAAACACTACCCTGACCTAGCAGATGCAGAATTTGTAACAGTGGAAACCGGAGATTCACTAACAGTAGGAGACAAAACATTCGCATTCATGGATGCAAAAATGTTACACTGGCCAGACAGTATGTTCACATTCTTACAGGAAGAAGGAATACTCTTCTCTAACGATGCATTTGGACAACACTTATGTAAAATGGACAGATTCGACTACGAAGTACCAGAATCAGAACTAATG
This genomic interval from Candidatus Methanosphaera massiliense contains the following:
- a CDS encoding desulfoferrodoxin family protein, with protein sequence MANFDYTDIVRCKNSGNLLELIYPGPEVNVENLNIEEAKTSGEGEAKHKPVITRVDDGYNVKVGEVEHPMDEDHYIAVIELIADGQVHKQYLNPGDKPEATFKIPEATDLKAREFCTKHGLWQS
- the rbr gene encoding rubrerythrin — protein: MVKTLENLSKAFVGESQARNRYTMYSKIAKKEGYEKIAEIFLLTADNEFQHAKVLFKMIQELKEDIDAVTIDTDVCLDYGTTAENLASAAAGEHDEATSMYPEFADVAEEEGLTAVAARLRNIGKVESHHEERYRKLLAMVEGKTFFERSEEITWVCRKCGFVYKGEKPPEKCPICEHPSSYFEKLTDDF